One window of Pithys albifrons albifrons isolate INPA30051 chromosome 18, PitAlb_v1, whole genome shotgun sequence genomic DNA carries:
- the STMN3 gene encoding stathmin-3 isoform X2, with amino-acid sequence MASTVSAYKEKMKELSLLSLICSCFHTQPHPNTIYQYGDMEVKQLDKRASGQSFEVILKSPSDLSPESPILSSPPKKKDLSLEELQRRLEAAEERRKTQEAQVLKQLAEKREHEREVLHKALEENNNFSRLAEEKLNYKMELSREIREAHLAALRERLREKELHAAEVRRNKEQREEISG; translated from the exons CCTAcaaggagaaaatgaaggagctgtccctgctctccctcatCTGCTCTTGTTTCCACACCCAGCCCCACCCCAATACCATCTACCAGTATGGAG aTATGGAGGTGAAGCAGCTGGATAAGAGGGCATCAGGCCAGAGCTTCGAAGTGATCCTGAAGTCCCCTTCAGATTTATCTCCTGAGAGCCCAatcctttcctcccctcccaaGAAGAAGGATCTgtccctggaggagctgcagaggaggctggaggctgcagaagagaggaggaag ACCCAGGAGGCGCAGGTGCTGAAGCAGCTGGCGGAGAAGCGGGAACACGAGCGGGAGGTGCTGCACAAGGCACTGGAGGAGAACAACAACTTCAGCCGCTTGGCCGAGGAGAAGCTCAACTACAAgatggagctgagcagggagatCCGCGAAGCACATCTCGCTGCCCTGCGGGAGCGGCTGCGCGAGAAG GAGCTGCACGCAGCCGAAGTCCGCAGGAACAAGGAACAGCGGGAGGAGATCTCTGGATAA